Proteins from a single region of Catenulispora acidiphila DSM 44928:
- a CDS encoding CHAT domain-containing protein codes for MDMGAGLGDSHSAVLQIDGGLVRFKAGAGSVAQEHSGLTYRAREALRELRELRQGTDAVWWELGLGLGESFLDGPVGVALAAELGRAAQTEVPLRLALDIAEPALVNVPWEAMVLPERCDRSRRQIPLAHDSAVQVFRLVEQESATGTAVRATPGVVGRTAGGVAGGPARLPRDAGSNGAPLEVLVAIAFPERSGLDRLDYERELVLVQRAMRPAIETGMVSLRLLTWGTADSIGAALRERPADILHISCHAAPGVLALETVDGEEDFVDAGTLVSRVFPQDRPVPMVVLAGCSSALGTVDDVQGPLPGLAHALVARGVDAVVAMTADISDDCAVEFTAGLYATLAQDPTLAPLDVVTQTRAALAPLPPREPGMTEPQQEPARERGREQADRNGREARTTLIPALFLNSAGVGLRNVQAGSASVPGAASEPGLGSGVGFGAGLRASSRSEVLGGWNEGSGFVGRRTELRGLLRILRSDLPRVILFGMTGIGKSALAAELITLLDPGAWVVVPLDAGAAADSVVSTLLGVLNRVGALGNPMLESWLSDPDTPWIRRLDLVSENVLPHTRVLLMVDGVSCSGDPATGAYAAEPAELGWFLDAWSRLGPNAGLLVTCRHPISFETRGRKLVQHCLLGPLSASDTQTFLYQHAPQRSALFAKLPDAGLLGGHPAALGLVANAVRNAQDPTALSPEVIHHALNETAPALDEVFELFAGLDAGHPVRQLLVGASVYRGPVRREALEQQLALTDQAATNPERTTRLTVALENVLREAQTEDVSELWWEDGEPLQFSETLLADLEDAQRPVVDPSFPEVLRSALGTGLIFGSYDNRSGVENQNGADDGNEANREPFKVHPWVAAQISALADQAEVDAARRRAASYWRRRLNMDLARGHLPSLSEDAERLLEQFDALGDMAAAKEPLLRSVSLAYLRGTGGYEQLRERCELGLAHLPLEPKETVVLLLLHSVACYAMGDEATGACSSERAVEAARSLPMNSPTRVQTVIMHTRNLLRLPQRAGEVATLIDEAAEGARACGYDLLDGAVDHLRAMLAVRRQQFDECDQFARAALHTVAGVAPIWYTRAVQWEDVVDLSEALRLGELAGAASDQAILAEGLGIAADTAELGCLGLCAAIALERGRLDEAAAFMDRARQVADRTPLPGQLPPIYALDSTIALLQGDISRAGELCRAGVTSARAFDDRVSETRCLNLLGQIAMHGGQANTALREFGAAYACGIGTVADDQARVSAVFCAFVYTTMEDPRARDWLDKVGDTLPTDPGANSLAQYMIGQTALVEGDFATATRHAQDMLRVIEEGDYPQISCMGKLLLAQCAAGRDDWDAAGELFSEAIDASEVCDQPLLRFDVLLSGIEMVLTIDEPVSVGDLDALDEMAQEAEAIAQGADAPGLIARVLQARQLIRGRRRGPLGSGFAGPLLRASRDVGDAEAVENAIVAQFHEALNAERFEEASEHLAWLKSVVEAGNEGKRLLLGLMEASLDLEQGRLTEAEERMLQVYAAADAGGPDIAELAAMAAGLLAAMAAETSDLHKAECWQATALRHLITGTAEWYQELDGLKDMAEERAAADPAAWWQNLEAIADDAVARHPALPDLAAAVHQILAKIADDHGPAAQRERWLRQALSLWPTDVPEHSDYGPRATRHALARLLARDEETLDEATSLLIYNLCRSEEDGSGYHDPFDELLLGVLRQYWGEPVFAAKLATQADAEQQARILAATSDWGSASDQM; via the coding sequence ATGGATATGGGCGCGGGTCTGGGTGACAGCCATTCGGCGGTGCTGCAGATCGACGGCGGGCTGGTGCGTTTCAAGGCCGGCGCGGGGTCCGTCGCGCAAGAGCACAGTGGCCTGACGTACCGCGCGCGTGAAGCGCTTCGGGAGCTGCGGGAGCTCCGCCAAGGCACCGATGCGGTGTGGTGGGAGCTCGGGCTCGGGCTCGGGGAATCCTTTCTGGACGGGCCGGTCGGGGTTGCGCTGGCGGCCGAGCTCGGGCGCGCTGCGCAGACCGAAGTACCGTTGCGGCTCGCGCTTGACATCGCCGAGCCAGCATTGGTGAACGTGCCGTGGGAAGCAATGGTGCTCCCGGAGAGGTGTGATCGGTCGCGGCGACAGATCCCGCTGGCGCATGACAGTGCGGTGCAGGTTTTCCGGCTCGTGGAACAGGAGTCTGCGACGGGGACGGCGGTCAGAGCGACACCCGGAGTGGTAGGCAGGACCGCAGGCGGCGTTGCCGGCGGGCCGGCAAGGCTGCCGCGGGATGCCGGATCAAACGGAGCGCCGCTGGAGGTGTTGGTGGCAATCGCGTTCCCGGAGCGCAGCGGGCTGGACCGGCTGGACTACGAACGGGAGCTTGTGCTGGTCCAGCGGGCGATGCGGCCGGCGATTGAGACTGGCATGGTGTCGCTGCGGCTACTCACATGGGGGACTGCGGACTCGATCGGCGCCGCGCTGCGTGAGCGGCCTGCAGACATCCTGCACATCTCGTGCCACGCCGCGCCGGGCGTCCTCGCTCTGGAGACGGTCGACGGTGAAGAGGACTTCGTGGACGCCGGGACGCTGGTCTCGCGAGTGTTCCCGCAGGACCGACCAGTCCCGATGGTTGTGCTGGCGGGCTGTTCCAGCGCGCTGGGCACGGTGGACGACGTACAGGGGCCACTACCTGGCCTGGCTCACGCGCTCGTGGCTCGAGGAGTCGACGCGGTGGTGGCGATGACCGCGGACATCTCGGACGACTGTGCCGTCGAGTTCACTGCGGGACTATATGCGACGCTGGCGCAGGATCCAACGTTGGCGCCGCTAGACGTCGTGACCCAGACCCGGGCTGCATTGGCACCTTTGCCACCGCGCGAGCCGGGGATGACGGAGCCGCAACAAGAACCGGCCCGAGAACGGGGGCGAGAGCAGGCTGACAGAAACGGCCGAGAGGCGAGGACGACGCTGATTCCAGCCTTGTTCCTCAACTCGGCGGGGGTCGGGCTGAGGAATGTGCAGGCTGGGAGTGCTTCCGTGCCCGGGGCGGCGTCAGAGCCGGGGCTAGGATCTGGGGTTGGGTTCGGCGCAGGACTGCGGGCCAGCTCGCGCTCGGAAGTCTTGGGTGGGTGGAATGAGGGCTCTGGCTTTGTCGGGCGGCGCACGGAGCTGCGCGGTCTTCTGCGTATCTTGCGGTCGGATCTGCCGCGTGTGATCTTGTTCGGGATGACCGGGATCGGCAAGAGCGCGCTGGCCGCTGAGCTCATTACGCTCCTCGACCCGGGGGCGTGGGTGGTCGTGCCCCTGGATGCAGGGGCGGCTGCGGACAGTGTGGTCAGCACTCTGCTTGGGGTGTTAAACAGGGTTGGCGCGTTGGGCAATCCGATGCTCGAGTCCTGGCTTTCCGATCCGGATACGCCATGGATCAGGCGTCTGGATCTCGTAAGTGAGAACGTGCTGCCGCACACCCGCGTGCTGCTGATGGTTGATGGGGTCTCCTGTTCAGGCGATCCGGCGACGGGAGCGTACGCAGCAGAGCCTGCGGAGCTGGGTTGGTTTCTGGACGCTTGGTCGCGACTCGGGCCGAACGCGGGGCTACTCGTCACGTGTCGTCATCCGATTTCATTCGAGACGCGTGGTAGGAAGCTGGTGCAGCATTGTCTACTCGGGCCGTTGTCGGCGTCCGACACGCAGACTTTTCTCTATCAGCATGCGCCGCAGCGGAGTGCTCTGTTCGCGAAGCTGCCCGATGCTGGGTTACTCGGCGGCCATCCTGCAGCGCTTGGGCTCGTCGCGAATGCCGTGCGCAACGCCCAGGACCCGACCGCGCTGAGCCCAGAGGTGATCCATCATGCGCTGAACGAGACAGCGCCGGCTCTCGACGAGGTCTTCGAGCTGTTCGCGGGCCTCGATGCCGGGCATCCAGTGCGCCAGCTGCTTGTTGGCGCGTCGGTATACCGGGGGCCGGTACGGCGTGAGGCCTTGGAGCAGCAGCTTGCCTTGACGGATCAAGCTGCTACGAATCCGGAGCGCACGACGCGGCTGACCGTAGCCTTGGAGAATGTTCTGCGCGAGGCCCAGACCGAGGACGTATCCGAGCTGTGGTGGGAGGATGGAGAGCCGTTACAATTCTCTGAAACGCTGCTCGCGGACCTCGAGGATGCACAGCGACCAGTCGTAGATCCGTCATTCCCTGAGGTGCTACGTAGCGCGCTGGGCACCGGACTCATCTTCGGGTCTTATGACAACCGGTCCGGAGTGGAGAATCAGAACGGAGCGGACGACGGAAACGAGGCGAACCGCGAGCCGTTCAAGGTTCATCCATGGGTGGCCGCGCAGATTAGTGCGCTGGCCGACCAGGCTGAGGTGGACGCCGCTCGCCGCCGGGCTGCGTCCTACTGGCGCCGCCGACTGAACATGGACCTGGCGCGCGGGCACCTGCCGTCGCTAAGCGAAGACGCTGAGCGTCTGTTGGAGCAGTTCGACGCTCTAGGCGACATGGCCGCAGCCAAGGAGCCGCTGCTGAGATCGGTGAGCCTGGCGTACCTGCGCGGGACCGGGGGCTACGAGCAGTTGCGAGAGCGTTGCGAGCTGGGCCTCGCGCACCTGCCGCTCGAACCGAAAGAGACCGTGGTGTTGCTGCTCCTGCACAGTGTCGCCTGCTACGCGATGGGTGACGAGGCCACAGGGGCGTGCAGCAGCGAACGAGCTGTCGAGGCAGCACGGAGCCTGCCCATGAACTCGCCCACTCGAGTGCAGACCGTCATCATGCATACACGCAACCTACTGAGACTGCCGCAACGGGCCGGCGAAGTCGCGACACTCATCGATGAGGCTGCGGAGGGCGCACGGGCCTGCGGATACGACCTCCTGGATGGAGCCGTTGACCATCTGCGGGCGATGCTGGCAGTCAGGCGCCAACAATTCGACGAATGCGACCAGTTCGCTCGCGCGGCCTTGCACACGGTCGCCGGGGTCGCACCTATCTGGTACACCCGGGCGGTGCAGTGGGAGGACGTCGTGGACCTCTCCGAGGCGTTGAGGTTGGGCGAGTTGGCCGGGGCGGCAAGTGATCAGGCCATCCTGGCGGAAGGCCTCGGGATCGCCGCCGACACAGCCGAACTGGGCTGCCTCGGCCTGTGCGCCGCCATAGCGCTGGAGCGCGGCCGGCTCGATGAAGCGGCCGCGTTCATGGACAGGGCACGGCAAGTGGCCGACCGCACTCCTCTACCCGGCCAGCTTCCGCCGATTTACGCCCTAGACTCGACCATCGCCCTGCTCCAAGGCGATATCTCTCGGGCCGGAGAGCTGTGCCGAGCCGGTGTGACCTCGGCTCGGGCGTTCGATGACCGAGTGAGCGAGACCCGGTGCCTTAACCTGCTGGGCCAGATCGCCATGCACGGCGGCCAGGCGAACACCGCGCTGCGCGAATTCGGCGCGGCGTACGCCTGCGGAATCGGCACCGTGGCGGACGACCAGGCCAGGGTCTCAGCAGTGTTCTGCGCCTTCGTCTACACGACGATGGAGGATCCGCGTGCGCGGGACTGGCTGGACAAGGTCGGCGACACGCTGCCCACTGATCCGGGGGCAAACTCCCTCGCACAGTACATGATCGGCCAAACCGCCCTGGTCGAGGGCGACTTTGCAACAGCCACGCGGCACGCGCAGGACATGCTCCGCGTCATCGAAGAGGGCGACTATCCTCAGATCTCTTGCATGGGGAAGCTGCTACTAGCGCAATGCGCCGCCGGGCGCGACGACTGGGACGCCGCTGGAGAACTGTTCAGCGAGGCGATCGACGCCTCCGAGGTATGCGACCAGCCTTTGCTAAGGTTCGACGTGCTGCTCAGCGGAATCGAGATGGTCCTCACGATCGACGAGCCGGTGAGTGTTGGCGACCTCGACGCGCTCGATGAGATGGCGCAGGAGGCAGAGGCGATTGCGCAGGGGGCGGATGCGCCAGGACTGATCGCCCGGGTCTTGCAGGCCCGGCAACTGATCAGGGGCCGCAGACGCGGCCCGCTAGGGTCCGGCTTTGCCGGTCCGCTGCTCAGGGCGAGCCGTGATGTCGGGGACGCGGAGGCCGTCGAGAACGCAATCGTGGCGCAGTTCCACGAGGCGCTCAACGCTGAGCGGTTTGAGGAGGCCTCGGAGCACCTGGCGTGGCTCAAGTCGGTCGTCGAGGCCGGCAACGAGGGCAAAAGGCTCTTGCTCGGGTTGATGGAGGCCTCGCTTGACCTCGAACAAGGGCGTCTCACCGAAGCCGAGGAGCGTATGCTGCAGGTCTACGCCGCAGCCGACGCGGGCGGACCGGACATAGCCGAACTCGCCGCGATGGCTGCGGGCCTGCTGGCCGCGATGGCCGCAGAGACCTCGGATCTCCACAAGGCAGAATGCTGGCAGGCGACTGCGTTAAGGCATCTAATCACGGGCACCGCAGAGTGGTACCAGGAACTCGACGGGTTGAAAGATATGGCCGAGGAACGCGCGGCAGCCGACCCCGCCGCCTGGTGGCAGAACCTGGAAGCGATCGCCGACGACGCTGTGGCCCGTCACCCCGCGCTTCCCGACCTCGCCGCGGCGGTCCACCAGATCTTGGCCAAGATCGCGGATGACCACGGGCCCGCAGCACAGCGGGAACGCTGGCTGCGGCAGGCGTTAAGTCTGTGGCCGACGGACGTGCCGGAGCACTCCGATTACGGGCCCCGGGCGACCAGGCACGCTTTGGCCCGGCTGCTCGCGCGCGACGAGGAGACCCTCGACGAGGCGACCTCGCTATTGATCTACAACCTGTGCCGTTCCGAGGAGGACGGAAGCGGCTACCACGACCCATTCGACGAACTTCTTCTCGGCGTGCTGCGGCAGTACTGGGGCGAACCGGTATTTGCTGCGAAGCTTGCCACGCAGGCAGACGCCGAGCAGCAGGCTCGGATTCTCGCCGCCACGAGTGACTGGGGAAGTGCTTCCGACCAGATGTAA
- a CDS encoding integrase produces the protein MGFKLIYLVVTRMFSWLWLAERDSAAKDVEILMLRHQLAVAQRRDPRMARKLTWADRAWLVLLAGLLPRGLWVRQLRQRLELGRCGLRPPRRG, from the coding sequence GTGGGGTTTAAGCTGATCTATCTGGTCGTGACCCGGATGTTCTCGTGGCTGTGGTTGGCCGAGCGAGATTCGGCGGCGAAGGACGTCGAGATCCTGATGCTGCGGCATCAGCTTGCCGTCGCACAGCGTCGTGATCCGCGTATGGCACGAAAGCTGACCTGGGCCGATCGGGCGTGGCTGGTGTTGCTGGCCGGGCTGCTCCCCCGTGGCCTGTGGGTTCGACAACTCCGCCAGCGGCTTGAGCTGGGCCGATGTGGGTTGCGCCCACCTCGTCGTGGATGA
- the istB gene encoding IS21-like element helper ATPase IstB: MNPIGNALRESLKALRLSGMLETLDARLIQAHGGELGHLEFLQVLCQDKITRRETVAFQRRLQKARFEQQVTLEEFDFNASSKLPAAQIRDLSALRWLHAGESVILFGPVGVGKTHVAQGLGHLAVRQGAAVQFAKTSRVLADLAGGHADRTWDKRVRELVRPDVLILDDFAMRQMTAPQADDLYELVSERQGRSLIITSNRAPSDWYPLFPNPVVAESLLDRLINTSHQVIMNGPSYRPNKRPKNSTDTVHTPETPAAKVKR; encoded by the coding sequence ATGAACCCGATCGGCAATGCCCTGCGCGAGTCGCTCAAGGCCCTGCGTCTGTCGGGGATGCTGGAGACCCTGGACGCCCGGCTCATCCAGGCCCACGGCGGGGAGCTCGGACACCTGGAGTTCCTGCAGGTGCTCTGCCAGGACAAGATCACCCGCCGGGAGACCGTCGCGTTCCAGCGCCGGCTGCAGAAGGCGCGGTTCGAGCAGCAGGTCACCTTGGAGGAGTTCGACTTCAACGCCTCCTCCAAGCTGCCCGCCGCCCAGATCCGAGACCTGTCCGCGTTGCGCTGGCTGCACGCCGGAGAGTCGGTGATCCTGTTCGGGCCGGTCGGGGTCGGCAAGACACACGTCGCCCAAGGGCTGGGACATCTCGCGGTCCGCCAAGGCGCAGCCGTCCAGTTCGCCAAGACCAGCCGCGTGCTGGCCGACCTGGCCGGCGGACACGCCGACCGCACCTGGGACAAGCGCGTCCGGGAACTGGTGCGGCCCGACGTGCTCATCCTCGACGACTTCGCCATGCGCCAGATGACCGCACCCCAGGCCGACGACCTCTACGAGCTGGTCAGCGAACGTCAGGGCCGCAGCCTGATCATCACCAGCAACCGTGCCCCGTCCGACTGGTATCCGCTGTTCCCGAACCCCGTCGTCGCCGAGTCACTCCTGGACCGGCTGATCAACACCAGCCACCAGGTCATCATGAACGGCCCCAGCTACCGGCCCAACAAGCGGCCCAAGAACTCCACCGACACGGTCCACACACCCGAGACGCCCGCTGCCAAAGTCAAGCGGTAA
- the istA gene encoding IS21 family transposase, whose translation MVDIVEIFVHWYAGRSKSEVATSLGVDPKTVRKYLKPAERSGIVPGGPPMAEEDWSKLIRSWFPEMTDRTLRQITWGDIDPHREFVKDLLGTVNMSTIHQRLRDERGLTVSVATFRRWVHATMPEQADRAKVTVLRDEVEPGSEAQIDYGFLGQWTNPRSGKRHRVWAFVMVLPCSRHMFVRPVLSMDQHSWTEAHVAAFEFFGGVPKRLIPDNLKTGVDKPDLYDPKINRAYAELAAHYGALVDPARAVKPKDKPRVERQMPYIRDSWWAGREFASIEQMQADAVAWSTTVAGRRACRPLGGASPISVFEAAEAQILLPLPQASFTLARWSTATVGPDIHIRVGRTLYSVPWKLIGRRVDVRSTATMVQVFLDGEMVKTHAALEQGKRTDKNDYPPEKIAFQMRTPVWCRTQASEVGDACRELVDGLLEVNALYRLRAAQGVVGLRKKYGDQRLEAACAKAITVGDPSYRTVKGVLIAGTETDPEPETGDAGAAAFLHGPAGLFAADAAMGVTDDVVHPQISDDAEDGAR comes from the coding sequence GTGGTCGACATTGTCGAGATTTTCGTCCACTGGTATGCGGGCCGTTCCAAGAGCGAGGTGGCCACGTCGCTGGGGGTGGATCCGAAGACGGTTCGGAAGTATCTGAAGCCAGCCGAGCGGTCTGGGATCGTGCCGGGCGGCCCGCCGATGGCCGAGGAGGACTGGTCGAAGCTGATCCGCAGCTGGTTCCCGGAGATGACCGACCGCACGCTGCGGCAGATCACCTGGGGTGATATCGATCCGCACCGGGAGTTCGTGAAGGACCTGCTGGGGACGGTGAACATGTCCACGATCCACCAGCGGCTGCGCGATGAGCGGGGCCTGACGGTGTCGGTGGCCACCTTCCGTCGCTGGGTGCATGCCACGATGCCGGAGCAGGCCGACCGGGCGAAGGTGACGGTGCTGCGCGACGAGGTCGAGCCAGGCTCCGAGGCGCAGATCGACTACGGGTTCCTGGGGCAGTGGACGAACCCGCGCTCTGGGAAACGGCACCGGGTCTGGGCGTTCGTGATGGTGCTGCCGTGCTCGCGGCACATGTTCGTGCGGCCAGTGTTGAGCATGGACCAGCACTCCTGGACCGAGGCGCATGTCGCGGCGTTCGAGTTCTTCGGCGGGGTGCCCAAGCGCCTGATCCCGGACAACCTGAAAACCGGAGTCGACAAGCCCGACCTCTACGACCCGAAGATCAACCGGGCGTATGCCGAGCTGGCGGCGCACTACGGGGCGCTGGTGGACCCGGCCCGCGCGGTGAAGCCGAAGGACAAGCCCAGAGTCGAAAGACAGATGCCCTATATCCGGGACTCTTGGTGGGCCGGTCGGGAGTTCGCCTCGATCGAGCAGATGCAGGCCGATGCCGTGGCGTGGTCGACGACGGTCGCCGGGCGAAGGGCATGCCGGCCGCTGGGCGGCGCCTCGCCGATCTCGGTGTTCGAGGCCGCCGAGGCGCAGATACTGCTGCCGCTGCCGCAGGCCTCGTTCACGCTCGCGCGCTGGTCGACGGCCACGGTCGGGCCGGACATCCACATCCGCGTGGGCCGCACCCTGTATTCGGTGCCGTGGAAGCTGATCGGCCGCCGCGTCGATGTTCGTTCGACGGCCACGATGGTCCAGGTGTTCCTGGACGGGGAGATGGTGAAGACCCACGCCGCGCTGGAGCAGGGCAAGCGCACCGACAAGAACGACTACCCGCCGGAGAAGATCGCCTTCCAGATGCGGACCCCGGTCTGGTGCCGCACCCAGGCATCGGAGGTCGGCGACGCCTGCCGCGAGCTGGTCGATGGCCTGCTGGAGGTCAACGCGCTCTACCGGTTGCGCGCGGCCCAAGGCGTCGTCGGGCTGCGCAAGAAGTACGGCGACCAGCGGCTGGAGGCGGCCTGCGCCAAGGCGATCACGGTCGGGGACCCGTCCTATCGCACGGTGAAGGGCGTCCTGATCGCCGGCACCGAGACCGACCCCGAGCCGGAGACCGGCGACGCCGGGGCCGCGGCGTTCCTGCACGGCCCGGCCGGGCTGTTCGCCGCTGACGCGGCCATGGGGGTGACGGACGACGTGGTCCATCCCCAGATCAGCGACGACGCCGAGGACGGTGCCCGATGA
- a CDS encoding DUF4238 domain-containing protein has protein sequence MGHTYHHHLVPQMYLRNFADAGKLKAVARQPPHRSHTSSVKNACNEVGFYELPPEELSQDDPLRDGWDPEFVEKFLSQVEGDAAPIIEAMVAGDFPLSAKDRNVMSLFIALQVTRGWAFRDRAQQTVERLSPDVLQMCMREEAIRERLTAEGRPVNRRAIKNIQRQLAEVPAITLPQGSLVASAIEQAVETCRPVIAGRPWRLLRFDENVLLTSDQPVGLWAPGSPTSVGLATAKMTYMPLNRNTAIAVAASGPEKISFPGPARARQVNDAVARRARRWIFHHPDDDPLKELVLPPVEEVTAEIVAQRKNPDGTTEEIVRMTSRPKQSL, from the coding sequence ATGGGGCACACCTATCACCATCACCTCGTTCCGCAGATGTATCTGCGGAACTTTGCTGACGCTGGCAAGCTGAAAGCCGTCGCCCGCCAGCCACCACATCGCTCACACACCTCCTCGGTCAAGAACGCGTGTAATGAAGTGGGCTTCTACGAGCTACCGCCCGAAGAGCTGAGCCAGGACGACCCGCTCCGCGACGGTTGGGACCCAGAGTTCGTCGAGAAGTTCCTGTCGCAGGTCGAAGGAGATGCAGCCCCGATCATCGAGGCGATGGTGGCGGGAGACTTTCCGCTGTCCGCAAAGGACCGCAACGTGATGTCCCTCTTCATCGCCCTGCAAGTGACGCGGGGCTGGGCGTTCCGCGACCGTGCTCAGCAGACAGTTGAACGGCTAAGCCCAGATGTGCTGCAGATGTGCATGCGTGAAGAGGCGATCCGCGAGCGGCTCACTGCCGAGGGCAGACCCGTGAATCGACGCGCCATCAAGAACATTCAACGCCAGCTGGCCGAAGTGCCAGCGATCACCCTCCCTCAGGGGTCCCTGGTGGCAAGCGCGATCGAGCAAGCAGTGGAGACTTGCCGGCCGGTGATCGCAGGCCGCCCGTGGCGGCTGCTCCGGTTCGACGAAAACGTTCTGCTGACAAGCGACCAGCCCGTTGGGCTTTGGGCGCCAGGATCTCCGACATCCGTCGGGCTCGCCACCGCCAAGATGACCTACATGCCGCTCAACCGCAACACTGCCATCGCCGTCGCGGCCAGCGGCCCCGAGAAGATCTCCTTCCCGGGCCCAGCTCGCGCCCGGCAGGTCAACGATGCCGTCGCACGACGTGCCCGCCGATGGATCTTCCACCACCCCGACGATGACCCCCTCAAAGAGCTCGTCCTGCCGCCCGTCGAGGAGGTCACCGCCGAGATCGTCGCGCAACGCAAGAACCCCGACGGCACGACCGAGGAGATCGTCCGGATGACGTCGCGACCAAAACAGTCGCTGTGA
- a CDS encoding SCO2521 family protein, whose amino-acid sequence MTRQEPAETGQEFEGQWQKPPDVAGLLLPASDSGQARAPSHLFGVVSTALIQHSGALPLARSAEILRIVPQRVVTRIGNVQQTVRPVPLAWSAHRVAGIDSGVLGIPNRAILGTAVGRAVVYGGRIVQGSAWVAVVPMSTAGRRPWGEKLAAPGTAVVDDSTLRVLIDAPLSKPPDLGLTLIADRLVDDVQSSRRLDHVIAFRSAGDRLYWTAVLRDSELSKIHANLSETRGPVLHFTAPSDEPLDSIVRFCEDVARHKWLISTVALVSDRMARKHLDPAGRREVVQTVFDQLMHLWLPGSYLESRRNGYWTRTMNGIRLTQQWEVQVARLRELLEREE is encoded by the coding sequence GTGACGAGGCAAGAGCCAGCGGAGACAGGGCAGGAGTTCGAGGGGCAGTGGCAGAAACCGCCGGACGTGGCGGGTCTCCTGTTGCCGGCGTCCGACTCGGGGCAGGCGCGCGCACCCTCCCATCTTTTCGGGGTGGTCAGCACGGCATTGATCCAGCACAGTGGCGCGCTGCCATTGGCGAGAAGTGCGGAGATCCTCCGGATAGTGCCACAGCGTGTTGTCACGCGGATCGGTAATGTGCAGCAGACAGTACGTCCGGTCCCATTGGCTTGGTCGGCGCATCGAGTAGCTGGCATCGACTCGGGGGTGCTCGGTATCCCGAACCGGGCGATCTTAGGTACCGCAGTCGGTCGGGCTGTCGTCTACGGCGGGCGGATTGTCCAAGGCTCGGCTTGGGTGGCCGTGGTGCCGATGTCGACGGCAGGCCGCCGTCCCTGGGGTGAAAAACTGGCTGCCCCGGGAACGGCGGTCGTCGACGATTCAACTCTGCGCGTCCTGATCGATGCTCCCCTGTCGAAACCCCCGGACCTCGGTCTTACCCTCATCGCGGACCGCCTGGTGGACGATGTCCAGAGCTCACGCCGCCTCGATCACGTCATCGCCTTCCGTAGTGCAGGCGACCGCCTCTACTGGACAGCCGTGCTCCGCGATTCCGAGCTCAGCAAGATCCACGCCAATTTATCGGAGACCCGCGGCCCTGTACTGCATTTCACCGCGCCTTCCGACGAGCCGCTCGATTCGATCGTCCGCTTTTGCGAGGACGTGGCCCGGCACAAGTGGCTCATCTCGACGGTCGCGCTCGTGTCGGATCGGATGGCCAGGAAGCACTTGGATCCGGCGGGACGCAGGGAAGTCGTGCAGACGGTATTTGACCAGCTGATGCATCTCTGGCTACCCGGGTCGTACTTGGAGAGCCGTCGGAACGGCTATTGGACAAGGACGATGAATGGGATACGGCTGACCCAGCAGTGGGAGGTGCAAGTGGCTCGATTGCGGGAACTGCTTGAGCGGGAAGAATGA
- a CDS encoding SCO2523 family variant P-loop protein yields MLVFTAAGKGGAGQTVTGCNMAYQLALKGEDVAYLDFDFGRPSAGATFDIDAAARGVTRDGVRSFLLGGGPRPVVLDVATRTAGAALRNRPPGAGRLVLLPGDRGARWFGRTAEIVQRCSELFLRTESEYSVTVVDLGSGRTVAVDLVLEVMARPEMRNIVARWLVVHQWTRLHVDAAGDFVHGPSGLLDTARHTGLDPAAVERALRFVRCIVADKASLGRFGQVAQQAWQAEMDAELRNFAAEQQLGIGAVLGTVPFDPVLKLREQIITGFDVASVQIARQDTVEAYASLARRLSDHQAWETL; encoded by the coding sequence ATGCTGGTGTTCACGGCGGCGGGTAAGGGCGGCGCCGGACAGACGGTGACCGGCTGCAACATGGCCTATCAGTTGGCTCTCAAGGGTGAGGATGTTGCGTACCTGGACTTCGATTTCGGCCGGCCGTCCGCCGGGGCGACGTTCGACATCGACGCCGCGGCACGAGGCGTGACCCGGGACGGGGTCCGCTCGTTCCTGCTTGGGGGCGGCCCTCGGCCCGTGGTGTTGGATGTCGCGACCCGGACGGCGGGAGCTGCTCTGCGTAATCGGCCTCCCGGGGCCGGGCGGCTGGTGCTGCTGCCGGGTGATCGCGGTGCGAGGTGGTTCGGGCGAACCGCAGAGATTGTTCAAAGGTGCTCGGAGCTCTTCCTGCGCACGGAGTCGGAGTACTCGGTGACCGTCGTCGATCTGGGCAGTGGCCGCACCGTGGCGGTCGACCTGGTTCTGGAGGTCATGGCTCGTCCGGAGATGCGGAACATCGTCGCGCGTTGGCTGGTGGTCCACCAGTGGACGCGGCTGCACGTGGATGCTGCGGGCGACTTCGTGCATGGCCCCTCAGGGCTGTTGGACACCGCACGCCATACCGGGCTAGACCCCGCGGCAGTGGAGCGCGCCCTCCGGTTCGTCCGTTGCATCGTGGCCGACAAGGCGAGCCTAGGCCGTTTCGGGCAAGTGGCTCAGCAGGCGTGGCAGGCGGAGATGGACGCCGAGCTGCGGAACTTCGCCGCTGAGCAGCAACTGGGGATCGGCGCCGTGTTGGGGACGGTGCCCTTCGATCCGGTACTGAAGCTGCGGGAGCAGATCATTACGGGCTTCGACGTCGCGAGCGTTCAGATCGCCCGTCAGGACACGGTGGAGGCATACGCGAGCTTGGCTCGGCGGCTGAGTGACCACCAAGCCTGGGAGACTCTGTGA